Proteins from a genomic interval of Solea senegalensis isolate Sse05_10M unplaced genomic scaffold, IFAPA_SoseM_1 scf7180000017642, whole genome shotgun sequence:
- the LOC122764741 gene encoding homeodomain-interacting protein kinase 1-like — protein sequence MPVLSSQQQEAQLDTAFNFNSTVHGGDLLVSESCSYRVQSFLGQGTFGTVAKYVRINDMKSVAIKMMNTDDNYVQAELEVAALKRLQSLNPDRCNIVRWYEDFVDQGHLCLVFEHLDTSLFDYMKERQFHPLPLKHIRPIVHQLANALHHLKAAKIIHADLKLENVMLVNQQQEPFRVKVIDFGLSAPESGHAVGSYVQSRPYRSPEVILGLTLSWTIDMWSLGCIAAFLYLGHLLYFGNSEYDVIRNITQVQGQPPDRLLSAGCKTDCFFQRNGNYLWKLKTPEQFQRETGITATKPMSNFSSLNDLLHTRLLSSHRGTDRYPEKKDVCMFVDMLKEMLQLDVAKRITPLQLMQHQFTSLGHITHLYPYSHYVRSSVQVMNACQIRKCGKAVRASRRQCTALKSQQHS from the coding sequence ATGCCTGTTTTGAGctctcagcagcaggaggcCCAGCTTGACACGGCCTTCAACTTTAACTCAACTGTCCACGGTGGAGATTTGCTCGTCTCTGAATCCTGCAGCTACCGGGTGCAGTCTTTCCTGGGGCAGGGCACCTTTGGCACTGTTGCAAAGTATGTGAGGATCAATGACATGAAGTCTGTGGCCATCAAGATGATGAACACTGATGACAACTATGTGCAGGCTGAGCTTGAGGTGGCTGCCTTGAAGAGACTGCAATCACTCAACCCAGACCGGTGCAACATTGTTCGTTGGTACGAGGATTTTGTCGACCAAGGACACCTTTGTCTCGTGTTTGAGCACCTGGACACAAGTCTCTTTGACTATATGAAGGAAAGACAATTCCATCCTCTGCCTTTGAAGCATATCAGACCAATTGTCCATCAGCTTGCCAATGCTTTGCACCACTTGAAGGCTGCTAAAATAATACATGCAGACCTCAAGTTGGAGAATGTGATGTTGGTGAACCAACAACAAGAGCCCTTTAGAGTCAAGGTTATTGACTTTGGCCTTTCGGCTCCTGAGTCTGGTCATGCCGTTGGCTCATACGTCCAGAGCCGTCCTTACCGCTCTCCAGAGGTCATTTTGGGACTTACTCTCTCATGGACCATAGACATGTGGTCTCTTGGATGCATAGCAGCTTTCCTGTATCTCGGTCACTTGCTTTACTTCGGTAACAGTGAGTATGATGTGATCAGGAACATAACGCAGGTTCAAGGTCAGCCACCTGACAGACTGCTCTCCGCTGGCTGCAAAACTGACTGCTTTTTCCAAAGAAACGGCAACTATCTTTGGAAACTCAAGACGCCAGAGCAGTTCCAACGAGAAACGGGGATCACGGCGACAAAGCCGATGTCAAACTTTTCCTCACTGAATGACCTCCTTCACACCAGGCTCCTCAGCAGCCACAGAGGAACAGATCGCTACCCAGAGAAGAAagatgtgtgcatgtttgtagaCATGCTAAAAGAAATGTTGCAGCTGGACGTAGCCAAAAGGATCACACCTCTACAGCTGATGCAGCATCAGTTCACCAGCTTGGGGCACATCACCCACCTGTACCCCTACAGTCACTATGTCAGGTCCAGTGTTCAAGTGATGAACGCCTGCCAGataagaaaatgtggaaaagctGTGCGTGCATCACGACGGCAGTGCACGGCCCTCAAGAGCCAACAACACTCGTAA
- the aebp1a gene encoding adipocyte enhancer-binding protein 1: protein MRADVLIIWVGLTLCCTLVCAGEERDGHKLSSDQVQVRETRGRVKHRRPEEDGGDVRMSDDPAEVAEADKTKPKKKKTPEEIEAARAKKVADKEAKAKKQKTPKPTKKPKPPKPTKKPKPPKPSKKPKVPKPTKKPNPTTTVLPQTKSPPLEKEEEKLPIELDWDTLFRPVTPVGPGWEEPVEPDLVFPGRHPDRKHTTTTEAIMYIPEETATVPYQYPWYEEYDYNDLAAKKQEEEEERARKEKAEKAERLRKQWEEEEEERLRLMSVPVEPKKCPPLGLESHRVDDDQLRASSQSHYGFTAQRGRLNMQGTDDDDDLYGGAWCAETEERNHWFEVDARREVEFTGVISQGRNSEQHEDFVSSYYVSFSNDSHDWTVLHDGYAEWLFYGNVDKDTPVMNQFIIPVVARYIRILPQSWNGSLCLRAEILACQFPTVYQSENEVNSTDDLDFRHHNYKEMRQMMKTINEECPNITRIYNIGKSSQGLKMYAMEISDNPGEHETGEPEFRYTAGLHGNEALGRELLLLLMQFLCKEYNDDNPRVRRLVDGVRIHLVPSLNPDAYELAFEMGSEMGNWALGHWTEEGYDIFQNFPDLNSILWGAEDRGWVPRIVPNHHIPLPENHLNSSMATETKAIISWMERNPFVLGANLQGGEKLVAYPFDMQRPLVSLTDNRRWRSNGDMNEETWARIQRQNEGAPRETPDDTMFRWLAMSYAHSHLTMTETYRGSCHGDDVTGGQGIANRASWKPVVGSMNDFSYLHTNCFELSIFLGCDKFPHESELPLEWENNREALLSFIEQVHRGIKGVVRDVEGNPLPNATISVDGIRHDVTTAAGGDYWRLLNPGEYKVTAKADGYTPQTRLCMVGYDSGATPCGFALARSNWDRIKQIMALNGNRPIRLVPKANVVKTTVASAVGVGTTDPGTESHASSQNAERLRRLKLMRLRRLRLQRLRGRSSTTTTPTTTTTTTTTTTTTTTLPPETEKTTSWYDSWFPVDDWSTENPFDSIVFDSVPTQDYAFEFTID from the exons ATGAGGGCTGATGTGCTGATCATCTGGGTCGGTTTGACCCTGTGCTGCACACTGGTCTGTGCAGGAGAAGAGCGAGATGGACACAAACTCTCCAGTGATCAGGTTCAGGTGAGAGAAACCAGAGGACGGGTCAAACACAGGAGACCAGAGGAGGATGGAGGTGATGTTCGGATGTCAGATGATCCTGCTGAAGTGGCAGAAGCAGACAAGACaaagccaaagaagaagaaaaccccCGAGGAGATAGAAGCAG CCAGAGCAAAGAAAGTCGCAGACAAGGAGGCCAAAGCTAAGAAGCAGAAAACTCCAAAGCCTACCAAAAAGCCCAAGCCCCCCAAACCCACTAAGAAACCCAAACCACCAAAACCCAGCAAGAAGCCAAAGGTGCCCAAACCTACCAAGAAACCAAATCCAACGACTACAGTGCTGCCACAGACCAAATCTCCTCCtctggagaaggaggaggagaaactgcCGATCGAACTGGACTGGGACACTC TCTTTCGACCTGTGACCCCAGTGGGGCCCGGCTGGGAAGAGCCTGTTGAACCAGACTTGG TCTTCCCTGGTCGTCACCCTGACAGGAAACACACCACAACCACCGAGGCCATCATGTACATACCAG AGGAGACCGCCACTGTTCCATATCAATACCCCTGGTATGAAGAGTATGATTACAATGACT TGGCCGCCAAgaaacaagaggaagaggaggagagagctcGAAaggaaaaggcagaaaaag CCGAGCGACTGAGGAAGcagtgggaggaagaggaggaggagaggctgaGGCTGATGTCTGTGCCCGTGGAACCAAAGA AGTGTCCCCCGCTGGGTTTGGAATCTCACCGCGTGGACGACGACCAGCTGCGAGCCTCCTCTCAGTCTCACTATGGTTTCACGGCTCAGAGAGGACGACTCAACATGCAG GGTACGGACGATGACGACGATCTGTACGGCGGCGCGTGGTGTGCAGAAACGGAGGAGCGTAACCATTGGTTTGAGGTGGATGCGCGGCGAGAGGTGGAGTTCACCGGGGTCATCAGTCAGGGAAGAAACTCAGAGCAACA TGAGGATTTTGTGTCGTCGTACTACGTGTCCTTCAGTAACGACAGCCACGACTGGACTGTGCTTCACGACGGTTACGCTGAATGG CTTTTCTATGGAAACGTGGACAAGGACACGCCGGTGATGAACCAGTTTATCATCCCTGTGGTGGCGCGTTACATCCGCATCCTGCCTCAGAGCTGGAACGGCAGCCTGTGTCTCAGAGCTGAGATCCTGGCCTGTCAGTTCCCCA CCGTTtatcaaagtgaaaatgaagtgaaCTCAACAGACGACCTGGACTTCAGACACCACAATTATAAGGAGATGAGACAG ATGATGAAGACGATAAACGAAGAGTGTCCAAACATCACCAGGATTTACAACATCGGCAAAAGCTCTCAGGGCCTGAAGATGTATGCTATGGAGATCTCTGACAACCCAGGAGAACAtgagacag GTGAACCGGAGTTTCGATACACCGCTGGTCTCCATGGTAACGAGGCACTGGGCCGAgagcttctcctcctgctgatGCAGTTTCTGTGCAAAGAGTACAACGACGACAACCCCAGAGTGCGCCGCCTGGTGGACGGCGTGAGAATACACCTGGTGCCCTCACTCAACCCCGATGCTTACGAGCTGGCCTTTGAAATG GGCTCAGAGATGGGGAACTGGGCACTGGGCCACTGGACCGAAGAGGGTTACGACATTTTCCAGAATTTCCCAGACCTCAACAGCATCCTGTGGGGCGCGGAGGACAGAGGCTGGGTTCCTCGTATCGTGCCCAACCATCACATTCCCCTCCCAGAAAACCATCTGAACTCCTCT ATGGCCACTGAGACCAAAGCCATCATTTCTTGGATGGAGCGCAACCCATTTGTGCTTGGAGCTAATTTACAAGGAGGAGAAAAACTGGTCGCATACCCTTTCGACATGCAGCGCCCCCTAGTTTCT TTAACCGACAACAGGCGATGGAGGAGCAACGGCGACATGAACGAGGAGACGTGGGCTCGCATTCAGCGGCAGAACGAAGGAGCGCCGAGGGAGACGCCGGACGACACCATGTTCAGATGGTTGGCCATGTCGTACGCCCACAGCCACCTGACCATGACTGAGACCTACCGAGGCTCCTGCCACGGCGATGATGTCACAGGGGGGCAGGGAATCGCCAACAGAGCCTCCTGGAAGCCGGTGGTCGGCA GTATGAATGATTTCAGCTACCTGCACACCAACTGCTTTGAGCTTTCCATATTTTTGGGCTGTGACAAGTTTCCCCATGAGAGTGAACTTCCCCTGGAGTGGGAGAACAACCGCGAGGCTCTGCTGTCCTTTATTGAACAA GTACATAGAGGGATAAAGGGAGTAGTGAGAGACGTGGAGGGAAATCCGCTGCCCAACGCCACAATATCTGTGGATGGAATACGCCATGATGTCACAACAG ctGCAGGTGGTGATTATTGGCGGCTCCTGAATCCGGGGGAGTACAAGGTGACGGCCAAAGCTGACGGCTACACGCCTCAGACCAGACTCTGCATGGTGGGTTACGACTCCGGAGCGACTCCATGTGGATTCGCTTTGGCCAGATCCAACTGGGATCGCATCAAACAGATCATGGCGCTGAATGGCAACAGGCCCATTCGACTGGTCCCCAAAGCGAATGTCGTGAAAACGACCGTGGCCAGCGCGGTGGGAGTGGGCACCACTGATCCCGGGACAGAGAGTCACGCCAGCTCCCAGAATGCAGAGCGACTGAGGCGGCTCAAGCTCATGCGTCTCCGCAGGCTGCGTCTGCAGAGATTAAGAGGCCGCTCGAGTACGACTACTACTCCCACTacgaccaccaccaccactacaacgacaaccaccaccacaactCTGCCGccagaaacagagaaaacaacgtCCTGGTACGACTCGTGGTTTCCCGTGGACGACTGGTCGACCGAGAACCCGTTTGACAGCATCGTCTTTGACTCCGTGCCCACGCAGGACTATGCCTTTGAATTCACCATCGATTGA
- the pnx gene encoding homeobox protein pnx: MDSHRHSTVKLQHVHRTPFSVEDILDPTKFTRRTLSEEDAAANDSSIRRDELREKQLPPAGECCSPEEEALPSPEAKKSRRVRTAFTVGQLHILERSFHRCHYLSVLERHTIAAALHLSETQVKIWFQNRRTKWKKEHVHTGTDTEEEHGYMAPFTSSHPALCPCPSCTALLCHQGALLQLSTPLQLLPHRLYYMQ; the protein is encoded by the exons atggaCAGTCACAGACACTCCACTGTCAAACTGCAACACGTCCACAGGACGCCGTTTTCTGTGGAGGACATTTTAGACCCGACTAAATTCACAAGGCGGACACTGAGTGAGGAAGATGCAGCAGCAAACG ATTCTTCTATCAGACGTGATGAACTCAGAGAGAAGCAGCTCCCCCCAGCAGGAGAATGCTGCAGCCCGGAGGAGGAGGCACTTCCGTCTCCGGAGGCGAAAAAGAGTCGACGCGTGCGCACCGCCTTCACCGTGGGGCAGCTGCACATCCTGGAGCGCAGCTTCCACAGGTGTCACTACCTGTCAGTGCTGGAGCGACACACCATCGCCGCCGCCCTTCACCTCTCGGAGACCCAGGTGAAGATCTGGTTTCAGAACCGCCGTACCAAGTGGAAGAAGGAGCATGTGCACACTGGCACTGACACGGAGGAAGAGCATGGCTACATGGCTCCCTTCACCTCCTCACATCCAGCTCTCTGTCCATGTCCCAGCTGCACTGCGCTGCTCTGCCACCAGGGTGCGCTGCTCCAGCTCTCCACgccgctgcagctgctgccgcaTCGCCTTTATTACATGCAGTGA